A genomic segment from Phragmites australis chromosome 6, lpPhrAust1.1, whole genome shotgun sequence encodes:
- the LOC133922443 gene encoding uncharacterized protein LOC133922443 has product MLLTCGSLSSWVRRLVACVGGCFGCAQPTPIIAVDEPSKGLRIQGCPIKECSLSDDFWSTSPHEMENSAMHSRHSMSSMSAAAQSNDQHTAGSSNNPDEFVNQGLLLWNQTRQQWVGNRRPKSQGQQLRGPRLSWNATYESLLGSTKPFAKPIPLGEMVEFLVHSWDQEGLYD; this is encoded by the exons ATGTTGCTGACCTGCGGGTCGCTCTCCTCCTGGGTGCGCCGCCTCGTCGCCTGCGTCGG AGGTTGTTTTGGATGTGCTCAGCCTACTCCAATAATAGCTGTCGATGAGCCCTCAAAAGGTTTAAGAATTCAAGGGTGCCCAATAAAAGAGTGTAGTTTGTCTGACGACTTCTGGAGTACAAGCCCGCACGAAATGGAGAACAGTGCCATGCATTCCCGACATAGCATGTCTTCAATGAGTGCAGCAGCACAATCTAATGATCAACACACAGCTGGAAGTAGCAATAACCCAGATGAGTTTGTAAATCAAG GTCTTCTACTGTGGAACCAGACTAGACAGCAGTGGGTTGGAAACAGAAGGCCTAAATCTCAGGGTCAACAACTTCGAGGACCAAGACTAAG TTGGAATGCTACATACGAGAGCCTGCTCGGAAGTACGAAACCATTTGCAAAACCAATCCCTCTTGGT GAGATGGTAGAGTTCCTCGTGCACAGCTGGGACCAGGAAGGCCTATATGATTAG